A single genomic interval of Danio aesculapii chromosome 5, fDanAes4.1, whole genome shotgun sequence harbors:
- the sdf2l1 gene encoding LOW QUALITY PROTEIN: stromal cell-derived factor 2-like protein 1 (The sequence of the model RefSeq protein was modified relative to this genomic sequence to represent the inferred CDS: inserted 2 bases in 1 codon), with translation MGPLRVMSVFXDLMLVCLAFSPCGARDVDSSYVTCGSLVKLMNTRHSVRLHSHDVKYGSGSGQQSVTGVDSADDANSYWRIRGKPGSVCQRGAPIRCGQAIRITHMTTGRNLHSHHFSSPLSNHQEVSAFGENGEGDDLDVWNIQCSATYWDREDAVRFKHTGTEVFLSVTGEQYGHPIRGQREVHGMPSPNQHNYWKVMEGVFIQPSSDPIHHDEL, from the exons ATGGGGCCGTTAAGAGTCATGTCCGTGTT GGATTTAATGTTAGTGTGTTTGGCGTTTTCTCCGTGCGGCGCTCGTGATGTGGACTCCAGCTACGTGACGTGTGGATCTCTGGTCAAACTGATGAACACTCGGCACAGCGTCAGACTGCACTCGCATGATGTCAAATACGGCTCAG GAAGCGGGCAGCAGTCAGTAACGGGTGTGGATTCAGCTGATGATGCCAACAGCTACTGGCGTATTCGTGGAAAACCAGGCAGCGTTTGCCAGCGTGGGGCACCCATTCGATGCGGACAGGCCATCAGAATCACACACATGACCACCGGACGCAACCTGCACTCCCATCACTTCAGCTCGCCGCTGTCTAACCACCAG GAAGTGAGTGCGTTTGGGGAAAATGGAGAAGGAGACGATTTAGACGTCTGGAACATCCAGTGCAGTGCCACATACTGGGACCGTGAGGACGCGGTGCGATTTAAACACACCGGCACCGAGGTTTTCCTCAGCGTTACCGGAGAGCAGTACGGTCATCCAATCAGAGGCCAGCGTGAGGTCCATGGAATGCCTTCGCCCAATCAGCATAACTACTGGAAGGTGATGGAGGGGGTTTTTATTCAGCCCAGCAGTGACCCTATTCATCACGACGAGCTCTGA